In Citrus sinensis cultivar Valencia sweet orange chromosome 2, DVS_A1.0, whole genome shotgun sequence, a single genomic region encodes these proteins:
- the LOC102623796 gene encoding uncharacterized protein LOC102623796 isoform X1, whose protein sequence is MDEVITVGDAASFRSGQATSFLDSPPSSSSLFFPNNLPLISAFLAFALAQFLKIFTTWYKEKRWDSKKMLDSGGMPSSHSATVSALAVAIGLQEGSGSPSFAIAVVLACIVMYDASGVRLHAGRQAELLNQIVCEFPPDHPLSSVRPLRELLGHTPLQVVAGGILGCVVAFLMRNSN, encoded by the exons atggaTGAGGTGATTACAGTAGGAGATGCGGCGTCGTTTAGGAGTGGTCAAGCGACGTCCTTTTTGGATTCTCCTCCATCGTCGTCGTCGCTGTTCTTCCCTAACAACCTCCCTCTGATCTCCGCATTTCTCGCCTTTGCTCTTGCTCAATTCCTCAAGATCTTCACCACTTG GtataaagaaaagagatgGGATTCTAAAAAGATGCTTGACTCTGGTGGAATGCCTTCGTCACATTCTGCTACTGTGTCGGCTCTAGCAGTAGCTATTGGTCTGCAAGAAGGGTCAGGAAGTCCATCTTTTGCCATTGCAGTGGTCTTGGCTTGCATT GTAATGTATGATGCCTCTGGGGTCAGACTACATGCTGGTCGGCAAGCTGAA TTGCTGAATCAAATAGTATGTGAGTTTCCTCCAGACCACCCATTGTCTAGCGTTAGACCTCTACGTGAATTACTTGGTCATACCCCGTTACAG GTTGTGGCCGGTGGTATTTTGGGATGCGTTGTAGCGTTTCTGATGAGAAACTCGAACTAG
- the LOC102623796 gene encoding uncharacterized protein LOC102623796 isoform X2, whose amino-acid sequence MDEVITVGDAASFRSGQATSFLDSPPSSSSLFFPNNLPLISAFLAFALAQFLKIFTTWYKEKRWDSKKMLDSGGMPSSHSATVSALAVAIGLQEGSGSPSFAIAVVLACILLNQIVCEFPPDHPLSSVRPLRELLGHTPLQVVAGGILGCVVAFLMRNSN is encoded by the exons atggaTGAGGTGATTACAGTAGGAGATGCGGCGTCGTTTAGGAGTGGTCAAGCGACGTCCTTTTTGGATTCTCCTCCATCGTCGTCGTCGCTGTTCTTCCCTAACAACCTCCCTCTGATCTCCGCATTTCTCGCCTTTGCTCTTGCTCAATTCCTCAAGATCTTCACCACTTG GtataaagaaaagagatgGGATTCTAAAAAGATGCTTGACTCTGGTGGAATGCCTTCGTCACATTCTGCTACTGTGTCGGCTCTAGCAGTAGCTATTGGTCTGCAAGAAGGGTCAGGAAGTCCATCTTTTGCCATTGCAGTGGTCTTGGCTTGCATT TTGCTGAATCAAATAGTATGTGAGTTTCCTCCAGACCACCCATTGTCTAGCGTTAGACCTCTACGTGAATTACTTGGTCATACCCCGTTACAG GTTGTGGCCGGTGGTATTTTGGGATGCGTTGTAGCGTTTCTGATGAGAAACTCGAACTAG
- the LOC102623796 gene encoding uncharacterized protein LOC102623796 isoform X3, whose translation MLRYKEKRWDSKKMLDSGGMPSSHSATVSALAVAIGLQEGSGSPSFAIAVVLACIVMYDASGVRLHAGRQAELLNQIVCEFPPDHPLSSVRPLRELLGHTPLQVVAGGILGCVVAFLMRNSN comes from the exons ATGCTCAGGtataaagaaaagagatgGGATTCTAAAAAGATGCTTGACTCTGGTGGAATGCCTTCGTCACATTCTGCTACTGTGTCGGCTCTAGCAGTAGCTATTGGTCTGCAAGAAGGGTCAGGAAGTCCATCTTTTGCCATTGCAGTGGTCTTGGCTTGCATT GTAATGTATGATGCCTCTGGGGTCAGACTACATGCTGGTCGGCAAGCTGAA TTGCTGAATCAAATAGTATGTGAGTTTCCTCCAGACCACCCATTGTCTAGCGTTAGACCTCTACGTGAATTACTTGGTCATACCCCGTTACAG GTTGTGGCCGGTGGTATTTTGGGATGCGTTGTAGCGTTTCTGATGAGAAACTCGAACTAG